The DNA window TAGAGGGACAATTAcacttaaaaaatatcaacacctTCTAATTTTAACAtttgttataaaattaaaacatactaGTCACATCTGGTCGATCCATTAATATTGTCAAAaaactttattaattattactttAATTTGGATGACAATGACATCCGTCCAAACAACAATAGCGAGTCAACTACGGCTTTCTTCAGCCTACAAATTCCAACTGCACGATTTATGTTTCCTAAACTCATGTCTCCCAAAAATAAATCTAATCCGAAATCCGAATTATGAAATTTGATTTGATCCTTAAAATCCCAAATtgcataaaaattagaaaattcaatacaaaaaatctgaaaatttgaaaattcaataTCAAATACTATACCAAAATAGGCAAAAATATTCTAATATTTTGCCTATTTCTAATTTCCATGATCATAGTTTGCGATGCCTCCCTCACCTCCGACACATTATGCCCAAATATACATTTTTTCccataataattgaaaaaaataattatttatttgaccaaatctttctctctctcaatacTCTCTCTCTGTCTATACATTCTTGTGCATCACGCATATTTGGCATTAATCTCTTATTCATTCTCACTCTGTCACAGGGTTTAACCTTTTTCACCCAAAACCACTCGGAAAACCTCCCCAAGATCTCGTCTCCGCGGCAGTCTGCGTCTCTGCAGATGACTGTGGATGCGGATTTCCTCGTGAGCGGAAAGAGATTCCCTCCAGGGTTCAGATTCCACCCCACCGATGAGGAGCTCGTGCTTTACTATCTCAAGAGGAAGATTTGCTGTAAAATACACCATCCCGACGTCGTCTCTGAGATCGATGTCTACAAGTGCGACCCCGAGGATTTGCCTGGTAGGGGTTTTATCCCTTATTTAGGTGTTTGCTGATTAGAAGCACTTATTTTACTGTTTTTGCTTGTTGATCGATTATTAATCATGTTATCGAGTTGAAATTGATTGCTAGGGTTTTGCCTGGCTTTTTAGGGATTGTTTCAATTCATTGGTTTGCTATGAATTCAGAGCTTAGGgattattgtttttttgtttttttcgtTATTTGATTTGTTTTAAATCTGTGATGATTGTGCTGACCTATCGTGTCATTGTGTGTATACTAGTATTCATGTGAATGAGTTTTTTTAGTTTCACTACTAATCTTGATGGCATGATTGCTGACTTTCACTTTCTGATGCACAGTGATGTCGAAACTGCAAACTGGTGATAGACAATGGTTCTTCCTCAGTCCCAGAGACCGGAAACATTTAAAGGGAGCAAGGTCGAACAGGGTGACCGGGTGTGGTTACTGGAAGGTGACGGGGCAGGACCGTGCCATCTCATATGATTCTCGTCTTGTTGGGATAAAGAAGACTCTGGTGTTCTACAGAGGTCGCGCGCCTAAAGGAGAGCGCACGGATTGGGTGATGCACGAATACACCATGGCTGAGGACGAGTTCAAACGATGCCAGGATGCTAAGGAATACTACGTGCTGAACAAAGTCTACAAGAAAAGTGGCCTCGGTCCGAAAAATGGTGAGCAGTATGGCGCACCGTTCAGGGAAGAGGAGTGGGATGATGATCTTGAAGTTCAGTGCTCCATTGAGCCGGAGAAACCAACAAAGAAAGCTCATGAAACTGTTGATTGTCAACATCAGTCCTCATTAGATGATCTTGAGGAAATAGTGGGACGAATAGCAAATGAGCCCGATTCCGTTCAGTTACCGGTTGTTGATTGCGAGTATACTCTGGATCAGTTTCTCGGTGAGGAGGAAACTGAGAGTACATTAGTTCACCATTCTTCTGTTGATGTGTCTGCACCAGTGGTTTATCCAGCTCATTGTGACCTTACTGAGACAACTCGATTACAGTTGCAAGCAGCACCTGAGCTCTCCTATGACACATTCATTAATACGGAAGATCCTAATGTGACCGGGGAGGACTTCCTCAAAGATTATCTTGAAATGGATGATCTAGATTCAGACCCAACCACACAAATTCTTGATAACTGGGGGAATAATTTTGGGAGTCTGCAGTTTGAGGGTTTAGATGATGATTTGAGCATTCTGTATGAAGACGCTTCTTCTTTCCTTTATGAGCCTGTTGAGCCCTGGCATTTTCCCCAGCCATCTTCGAATAACTTTGAGAATGGAGCCATGGACCCGAGTCCAAGCTCATATCAAAGTTATGTGATGCAGCAACAAAATAGCAGTTTAGATGGAGCGAGCTCTCAACTGTGGAGGGGTGAGCCTACTTACAGTGTAGTGTCCACACCGGAAGTTAATCAGGACTTCAATGCACCATCAACTTCAGGTAGGACTTTCCAGTGGAGCAACTCTTGAGCTGCTTCAACTGTATTTATGGTTTTGCGCAATTTTGTGATGATGTGCATGCCAGTTATTCTATGATCTGACCCAATCGGATAGAGCTCTTGTCATATTCAGGGTGGTGAAAAACTCTTGTTCCCCAACTGGAGATGGGGGAGTTTGAACCAGCTTCAAGAGCTCTTCTTATGACGTTGTAACAGCCTGTTTCACTAATGTTGGTGGGTTTTGGCGTGTTTAGGTGCAATGTATCAGAACCAAAACAACGGTTTTGTAAATCATCCTACTGGGGGGAATGAGAAAGGGGAGGGCGAGCAGGGTGATGATATGGAGTCATGGTTCACCTCTGCCGTTTGGTCTTTTGTGGGGTCTATACCGACATCCCCCGCTTCGGCTTCTGAAGGTTTTTTGGTAAATGGGGCGTGTGAGCGACTGTCTATCTTAAGTCGGGTAAGAGTTGATGCCAGAAACACTGCAGCTCCAAGAAATTCTGGCAAATCCAGAATTGGTTTCTTATGGTTTTCTACACTGGGAATAATATGTGGTATTCTATGGCTGCTGACTGGAATCTCAAAGAGAGTTATTGGTTTGTGCTCACACTAGTAGCATACACATGTAATTATTTGCTGTGCCTCATTGAATTGCCGAATTTTTTGGTAAATCAAAAGCAGTTGGAAATActatgtatatattaatttcatgAGATGAGTTGCAAGATCTTTTGTAACAGAAGCAAGCAAAGATCCTTCCCTAACTCAAAAAAATAATCTGGTCTCACACAACTAAACAAAATTTGAACGGACATAAACAAAGAAAAGTAGACTGAGAAAGAAATATAttgaacttaattaatatttttagcCTCATATTGGATTATAATCATTATACTAATCACTATTTATTGAGTATGTCAAAAGtgattaataaaatgaaaacaaaagaaaaagaaaagtcgGAAAATCTGCAAAAAGCGAAGCTCAGTCAAGAAACAAAGTCAACTGAACCCCACACAGAGCACGGTGCACCTGCCTCGCAGCATATCAAAACTCCGTACCACAAAGCTTCCAAGAAATTTCGACTCTTTTTGATCAACATCTCTCATTTGACTGATCGTTTCCTTCTCCTCCACTCCTCTTTCTCCCCCAATTCTCCCTCTCCTAGGTTTTTTCCCAATCTCAGGAACACACAGAAACATTTCCCCCTCTTTTTCCGGATTATTCGTTGGAAATATGATGGTGAAATCGGATGCCTCCGGCGACCAGGACGTTTTCCCGCCGGGATTCCGATTCCACCCGACTGACGAGGAGCTCGTGCTTTACTATCTGAAGCGGAAGATCTGCTGCAAGCGCCACCTCCTCGACGTGATCGCCGAGACGGATGTTTACCAGTGGCATCCCGAGGAATTGCCTGGTAGGTTTTATCCTTCGaaagtttttttgttttaatttattggATTTTAACGTTGACCGTTTGTTTGCGAGTATGCTGGGTTAGATTATTGTTTTTAGACTGGCTTGGGATGTTTGATTTGGTCAGATATTTGATCAATTGTTGTTGTGGCTAGATATGCTCTCgattgttttgtttgttgcgGATTTAGATTTGGTGTTGCTGCTACTCTAATTGAAGTCAACGATATGTGGATTAGCTTGTTTCTAGTTCCAATTGCATTGTTTTGGCCGGCAATTTGTGTAAATCGGAAGTTGTAAATGTTGTGATATGTTCGAACCTGGATATATCTATTTGATTTTGTGAGATTGTAATCTGTGACATAGGGTTGCAAATTGCATGAACTGAGTTGGATAGTTGGTTTCTGTGATCTGATTTTAGTTCCGTTTTGGCAAAATTCAGTTCATTTATTGTGCTTCTTTACTGATTTGTCACATGTCTTAAATGCAGGGCTTTCGAAACTTAAAACTGGTGATCGACAATGGTTCTTCTTCAGTCCAAGAGATAGGAAATACCCTAATGGAGCTAGGTCCAATAGGGGGACAAAGCATGGGTATTGGAAAGCAACTGGGAAGGACCGTGTCATCTCATGTGGTGCTCGCTCTGTTGGTTTAAAGAAGACTCTGGTCTTCCATAAAGGTCGTGCACCTAAAGGAGAGCGCACGGACTGGGTGATGCATGAATACACCATGGATGAGGAAGAGCTGAAAAGATGCCCGGCTGCTAAGGAGTACTATGTGCTGTACAAGGTATACAAGAAAAGTGGGCCTGGTCCCAAAAACGGGGAGCAATATGGCGCACTGTTTAGGGAGGAGGACTGGGCTGATGATGATGTTCGAGAACCATCTCCAATTGTGAAGGGAATCCTACAAAAGCCTGTTAATGAAATCACACCTATCAATAGTAATAACTTAGTTGATTTTCAAGACCTTTCCTCGTTTGATTATCTTGAGGAACTGAACCAAATTTTAAATGAGCCCCTCCTTGATCAGCCACCAGTC is part of the Salvia splendens isolate huo1 chromosome 6, SspV2, whole genome shotgun sequence genome and encodes:
- the LOC121809733 gene encoding NAC domain-containing protein 17-like isoform X1, with protein sequence MTVDADFLVSGKRFPPGFRFHPTDEELVLYYLKRKICCKIHHPDVVSEIDVYKCDPEDLPVMSKLQTGDRQWFFLSPRDRKHLKGARSNRVTGCGYWKVTGQDRAISYDSRLVGIKKTLVFYRGRAPKGERTDWVMHEYTMAEDEFKRCQDAKEYYVLNKVYKKSGLGPKNGEQYGAPFREEEWDDDLEVQCSIEPEKPTKKAHETVDCQHQSSLDDLEEIVGRIANEPDSVQLPVVDCEYTLDQFLGEEETESTLVHHSSVDVSAPVVYPAHCDLTETTRLQLQAAPELSYDTFINTEDPNVTGEDFLKDYLEMDDLDSDPTTQILDNWGNNFGSLQFEGLDDDLSILYEDASSFLYEPVEPWHFPQPSSNNFENGAMDPSPSSYQSYVMQQQNSSLDGASSQLWRGEPTYSVVSTPEVNQDFNAPSTSGAMYQNQNNGFVNHPTGGNEKGEGEQGDDMESWFTSAVWSFVGSIPTSPASASEGFLVNGACERLSILSRVRVDARNTAAPRNSGKSRIGFLWFSTLGIICGILWLLTGISKRVIGLCSH
- the LOC121809733 gene encoding NAC domain-containing protein 17-like isoform X2 translates to MTVDADFLVSGKRFPPGFRFHPTDEELVLYYLKRKICCKIHHPDVVSEIDVYKCDPEDLPVMSKLQTGDRQWFFLSPRDRKHLKGARSNRVTGCGYWKVTGQDRAISYDSRLVGIKKTLVFYRGRAPKGERTDWVMHEYTMAEDEFKRCQDAKEYYVLNKVYKKSGLGPKNGEQYGAPFREEEWDDDLEVQCSIEPEKPTKKAHETVDCQHQSSLDDLEEIVGRIANEPDSVQLPVVDCEYTLDQFLGEEETESTLVHHSSVDVSAPVVYPAHCDLTETTRLQLQAAPELSYDTFINTEDPNVTGEDFLKDYLEMDDLDSDPTTQILDNWGNNFGSLQFEGLDDDLSILYEDASSFLYEPVEPWHFPQPSSNNFENGAMDPSPSSYQSYVMQQQNSSLDGASSQLWRGEPTYSVVSTPEVNQDFNAPSTSELLSYSGW